The nucleotide sequence GGCGAAACATCTGGTTCGGCGTGCGGGAACACGCCATGGGGGCCATCCTGAACGGCATGGCCCTTCACGGAGGACTCCGGGTGTTCGGAGCGACCTTCCTGGTCTTCTCCGATTACATGCGCCCGGCGATGCGCCTCGCGGCCCTCATGGGTCTGCGGGTGGTTTACGTCCTCACCCACGACAGCCTGGCCGTGGGAGAAGACGGCCCCACCCACCAGCCCGTGGAACACCTGGCCGCTCTACGGGCGATCCCCGGGATGACCGTCTTCCGCCCCGCCGACGCCCGGGAGACAGCGGCAGCATACCGGTATGCCCTCGACCGGGCGGGCGGGCCCACGGCCATCGTGTTGACCCGCCAGGCCCTGCCCCTTCTTCCCCGGGGGGACGATGCCGAAGAAGACATCTACGAGGAAGTGGCCCGGGGCGCTTACATCGTGGCCGACTCTCCCGATCCCCAAGCGATCTTGATCGCCACCGGATCCGAGGTCCACCTCGCCTTGGCGGCCCACCGGGCTCTCGCTGAGGCGGGCATTCCCACCCGGGTCGTCAGCATGCCGAGTTGGGAGCGCTTCGAAGCGCAAACCGAGGCGGAGAAAGACCGGATCCTGCCCCCTCACCTGGAGGCCCGGGTGGCCGTCGAGTTGGGGCGGTCTTTGGGGTGGGAGCGATACGTGGGAAAAGGCGGGCGGATCCTGTCCGTCGATACCTTTGGCGCCTCGGCCCCGGGCGAGGTCGTCGTGGAGAACTATGGGTTTACCGTTGAACATGTCATCGAGGCGGTGCGGACCGTCATCGAAGAAAGGGGGTGAAGGCGGTGACGCACGTCCTGTCCCTCCTCCTCGCCCTGCCCCTTGTGGGTATGTTGATCGTCGCCGGGATTCCCCGGGAAAAAACCACGGCGATTCGCGCTGTCGGGATCGCTGTGTCCAGCTTGGCGTTTGTACTGTCCCTTGCGATCTGGTTCCAGTTTGACCGCGGTTTGGGAACCCTGCAGTTTACCGAGCACGGGCAATGGTTTACCTTTCCCCTGCCCGGCCTGGAGCCCATCCAGTCCGGACCGTCGGTCATCCTGGTGAGAGTCGGCTACGACCTCGGGGTCGACGGATTGTCGTTGCCCCTGTTGGCGATGTCCACCCTCGTGGCGGCGGCGGCCATGGTGGCCTCCTGGCGCACGGTGGAGCGGGTCAAAGCCTACACCCTGTGGTTCCTTGTGCTCGAAACCGGGGTAAACGGCATTTGGACCGCCCAGAACCTTCTTTTATTCTTTATATTTTTTGAATTAGCGTTAATCGCCTTGTTTTTCCTCGTCGGGATTTGGGGGAATGAGGGGAGGGTGCGGGCGGCATATGAACTGCTGCTTTACAACGGTCTGGGCTCCCTGGTGATGCTCATCGTATTTGTGGCTCTTTTTCTCGCAACGGGCACCTATGACGTCCGGGAGATCCGGGCCGCTTTTGAGCGGCAGGCCCTGCCTCCCGGGGAGCAAATGTGGCTCGTCATCGGTCTTCTGGTGGCCTTCGGGATTAAGCTGCCGATTTTCCCTTTTCATACCTGGGTAAAAAATGTTCATCCCGCCGCATCGGCCCCGGTGTCGATGATGCTTTCCGGCGTCTTGCTCAAAGTGGGCGCCTACGGGCTCATCCGGTTTGCCCTCGGGTTTTTCCCGGATACCTTTGCCCGTCTCGCCCCGCTCCTGGTGGCCCTGGGGCTGATCAATGTGTTTTACGGCGCCCTCTTGGCCTTTGTCGATCGCGATTTTAAAAGGATCATCGCTTACTCCAGCATCAGTCAAATGGGCATCGTCCTGCTCGGCCTGGCCGCCCTGAACCCGATCGGCCTGCTCGGCGCCCTTTTTCAACTCGTGTCCCACGGTTTGATTTCGGCGCTTCTCTTTTTCCTGGCCGGGTTGACCTACGCCGAGACTCACACTTCCTCCCTGGATCGGCTGAGTGGACTCGGGGCGCGCATGCCCAGGACAGCCGGTTTCCTGATGTTCGCCGCCTTGGCCTCCCTGGGCGTGCCGCTCCTGTCCGGATTCGTGGGCGAGTGGCTGGCACTGTTGGGCTTGTTCACCACCCCTTTTCGGCCCTTTGCAATAATAGGAGCCTTGTCCATCGTCGCCAGCGCGCTCTATATCTTACGGGCGGTGATGCGGGCGATGCACGGGCCCCTGCCCGATGCGCTCGCTCACGCGCAGGACGCCCGTTCTGTCGATATGGCGCCAATTGCCGCCCTGTCCCTGGGGATCGTCCTTCTGGGCGTGTTTCCGTATCTCATGGGGGATCTGGCCCATGCGTCCCTGGCGGCCATAGCAGCCTTGCCCTCCTGAGCGCCCGAGGACAGGATATGAAGTTTCTGGACGGCGACCATCGGAACCTGGGCTGGACACTTATTGATGGAGGTGATGGAGATGCGGGTGGCCATCGGATCCGACCACGCGGGATTCGCATTAAAGACTTCCATCCATTCGCTGCTCGTCGACGAGCTCGGCGTGGAGGTCGTCGACACGGGGTGCACCGATTGTCAGCATGGAAAATCTGTCGATTACCCGGACTATGCCCTTCCCGTCGCCAAGATGGTGGCCCGGGGAGAAGTGGATCGGGGAATCCTCATCTGCGGCACGGGCATCGGAATGTCCATCGCCGCCAACAAAATCAAGGGCATCCGGGCCGCCCTGGTGCACGACCTGTTCACCGCCCGGGCCGCCCGGGAGCACAATGACGCTAACGTCCTCGCCTTGGGCGGCCGACTCATCGGCCCGGACATTGCCCGGGAAATCGTCCGCCTCTTTATCACGACGCCCTACAGCGGGGGGCGCCACGATCGGCGCTTGGACAAAATCGCCCAAATCGAGCAGTCCCTCGCGTCCCCATAGCCCGGGATGATCCAGGCGGAGTCAGTCCCCGGGAATGGAGCCGGGAGGCGCATTTTCCAGCAGAGGAGGATGAGGCGGTGTCCCAGTCCTACGTCACCAGCGTGCTTCTCATCGCACTTTTCGTCGCCATTGGCGTCGGTCTGCCCATCGTCGCCTTTTCCCTGAGCCGTCTCTTGCGACCGCACCACGCCTATCGCGAAAAGGGCGAGACCTACGAAAGCGGCAACCTCACCGTCGGCACCAGCTGGGTTCGCTTTCACGTGAAATATTATTTGTTCGCCCTGTTGTTCGTGGTGTTCGATGTCGAGACGCTTTTCCTGTATCCCTGGGCGGTCGCCTATGACGCCCTGGGCACCTTCGCCCTGGCGGAAGTGGGGATCTTTCTCTTTATCTTGGTGTTCGGTTTGTACTACGCATGGCGACAGGAGGTGCTGGAATGGAAGTGAAAGGGTTTCCCCTTGAAGGGGTCGGACAGCTGGAGGAGAAGGAGCTTGAGCGCAACGTCGTGTTGACGACTTTGGAGAAAGTCAAAGCTTGGGCGCGATCGAATTCCATGTGGCCCCTCTCCTTCGGCCTGGCCTGTTGTGCCATCGAGATGATGGCCACCAGCGGCTCCCATTACGACGCGGACCGCTTCGGCGTCTTCTTTCGTGCTTCGCCCCGGCAGGCCGATCTCATGATCGTCTCCGGCACCGTCACCAAGAAGATGGCGCCCCTACTCCGCAGGCTGTACGACCAAATGGCCGAGCCGCGCTGGGTGATTGCCATGGGGAGTTGCGCCACGGCGGGCGGCCCTTACGTGCGCTCGTACAGCGTGGTCAACGGGGTGGATCAAATCGTTCCGGTGGACGTGTACATCCCGGGATGTCCCCCCAGCCCCGTCGCGCTGATTTATGGACTTAACAAACTCCAGGAAAAAATTCGTTACGAAGCCCGCACGGGAAGGAGCGTGGTCGAGGATGGCCTATGATCCCCAAGCCCTCCAAGACCACTGGGGAGAAGCCTTGGCCCGGGACCTGGAAACCGTCTTTGGGCCCCACGCCCTGGAGGACGCCCGGGTGGCCGATCATATGTACAAGGCGGCGAAGCTCGATGTCGTCCCGGAGCGGTGGCTGCCAGTCGCCCAGTATCTGCGCAACACCCCGGCGTGGTCGTTCGATTATTTGAACGACCTGCACGCCGTCGACCTGGGGGGAGAGTTTCGGGTCAACTACTTTCTGGAGTCGTTCACTCATGGTCACATGCTCGCCGTCAGTGTAACGGTGCCCCGGGATAACCCCCGGGTGCCCTCGGTAACCGAGATTTGGCCCACGGCGGATTGGCATGAACGAGAAGCCTACGACCTGTTCGGCATCCTCTTCGTCGGACACCCGAATCTCAAGCGGATTCTTCTGCCCGAGGACTGGGAGGGCCATCCGCTGCGCAAGGACTACGCGCCGAAGGATAAGGAGGTGAAACAATGATCCGGACCGACGAGCTCCTGCTGAATGTGGGGCCCCAGCACCCCAGCACCCACGGCGTGTTTCGCCTCATCGTCAAAATCGACGGAGAGACGATCATCGAAGCCACGCCGGTAATCGGGTATCTCCACCGGGGCACCGAAAAACTGGCCGAGGACTTGATGTACACCCAGATCATTCCATACACCGATCGCATGGACTACGTCTCCGCCATGCTCGGGAATTATGCTTACGTACACGCCGTGGAGACCCTCATGGAGATCGAGGTGCCCGAGCGGGCCGAATACTTGCGGGTCATCGCCATGGAGCTCAACCGCATCGCCAGCCACCTCGTCTGGTTCGGCACGTACCTGCTGGATCTCGGCGCCATCACGCCCTTTCTCTACGCTTTCCGGGAGCGGGAGAAAATCCTGCAGTTGTTGGCGGAGCTGTCGGGTTCCCGGATGACCTACAGCTATATGCGGATTGGAGGGGTGAAATGGGATGTGCCCGACGAGGGCTGGCTGGGACGGTTGGACGCCTTCCTCGACGCCTTCTCCGGAGCCCTGGAAGAGTTTCACGATTTGGTCACGGGCAATGAGATCATCCAAGCCCGTTTAAAAGGAGTGGGCAAATACGACGCCGCCACAGCCATCGCCTACGGTCTGACCGGAGTGAATCTGCGGTCGACGGGGGTGAACTACGACGTGCGCCGGGCGAAACCCTATTCCATTTACAACCGTTTCGCCTTTCATGTTCCCACCCGGGAAGAGGGCGACCTGTGGGCGCGCTACTGTCTGCGCATGGAGGAGATGGAACAGTCCCGGCGGATTGTCAAACAGGCGGTCGCCCAATTTCCCTCCGGCGGCGACATCGTCGCAAAGCTGCCAAAGGTCCTGCGGGCACCGGCCGGGGAAGTCTACACCTCGGTGGAATCCACCCGGGGAGAGCTGGGGGTTTATATTCGCAGTGAAGGCGGGCCCAAGCCGTACCGGGTGCATTTTCGCCGCCCGTCCTTCGTCAATCTGCAGATTCTGCCCCGCCTCCTCGTGGGAGAGCACATCGCCAACATGGTGGCGATCATCGGGGGAATTGACGTCATTATGGGGGAGGTGGATGCGTAACGATGCGCGAGTGGCTCCAAGCGCCGCCGACGTGGGAAACGTGGCTCGGCTACGTCGTCGCCAGCCTCCTGCTCCTCGGGTTCGGTCTCTTTTTCGTCACGTATTCGATCTTCGTGCAGCGAAAACTTCTCGGCTGGATGCAGAGCCGGGTCGGGCCAAACCGGGTGGGGCCCTGGGGGCTGCTGCAGACCGTGGCCGATACGCTCAAGCTGTTGGTCAAGGAAAATGTTCAACTGAACAAAGCGGACCGGGTGCTATTTATCATCGCGCCCATCATCGCCTTTGTGCCGGCTTTCGTGGTCCTGGCCGTCATCCCGTACACGTCCTCGCTGGTCTTTTCGGATTTTAACGTAGGGCTGTTGTTGTATTTCGGGATCGCCGGCCTATCGACTCTCGGGGTGATCACCGGAGGTTGGGCCTCGAATAACAAATGGTCATTGATTGGAGCCATGCGCGCGGCGGCGATGATGATCAGTTACGAGATTCCGCTGGTGCTCGCGGTCCTCGGCGTGGTCCTTTTGAGCGGCTCTCTCAATCTCTCGCACATCGTCGAAGCCCAGGCTAGGAGCCACTGGTTCATTCTGCCGCAGATCCTGGGGTTTGTGATTTTCTTTATCGCCTCCCTGGCCGAGCTCAACCGCACGCCCTTCGATTTCAGCGAGGCGGAATCGGAGCTCATCGCCGGGTACCAGGTGGAATACAGCGGTTTTCGATTCGCATTTTTCATGCTCGGGGAGTACTTGTATCTGTTTGCCATGGGCTCTTTGACGGCGGTGCTCTACTTTGGAGGATGGCTCCCGCCCCATCCCGCCCTGGCCTTCGTGCCGGGAATCGTGTGGTTCTTGCTCAAAGCCCTGTTTTTCGCCTTTGTCCCCTTTTGGCTCCAGGCAACCCTGCCCCGGATGCGCATCGATCTGTTGATGACCATGTCCTGGAAGGTGCTGTTGCCCCTGGCCCTGGTGAACCTGGCCCTGACCGTCGGTTTGAAAACGATCTCGGTGGCCTGAGACGGGAGCCCTGGATGACCTGAAAAGAGGAAATCGGCAATCCCAACCCAAGCAGAGGTGAGTGCGATGTTTGGCGGCGGTGTGCTGAAAGGTTTGACCGTGACCCTGAAAGAGATGATCCGTCCGAAGGTCACGACTCGCTATCCCGATGAGACGTACACCTTCCCGAACCGTTTTCGTGGTATTCAAAAATTGTATCCGGAAAAATGTATTGTCTGCAATCAGTGTGCCATGGTTTGCCCCACCCAGTGCATCACGATCCGGGGCAAGCCCCATCCCGACCCGGCCAAAAAGGGGAAAGTGCTGGAAACTTTCGAGATTCACTTCGACACCTGCATTCTGTGCGATCTGTGTACCGAGGTGTGTCCCACCGAGGCCATCGTGATGACCAACCAGTTTGAATTGGCGGAATACACCCGGGATGCCCTGCAGAAAGATATGACCTGGCTCACAGAAAATCCCGCCGAGGCCCGGGAGGTGAATCTGCCGTGGCGCAAAACGTAATCACCTTTTTTCTCCTGGCGGGCGTGGCCATTGCCGGCGCCTTCTTGATGTTTCGATCGAAGCGGATCGTGCACATGGTCCTCTCCATCGCCCTGTCCTTTTTGAGCCTGGCGGGGTTGTTCGCGGTGCTGGGCGCGGAATTTTTGTTCGTCGCGCAGCTTATCGTCTACAGCGGGGCGATCACCATTTTAGCGGTGTTCAGCATTATGTTGACCCGTCATGAGCCGGCGGGGCCCGCCGTCGGCGCCGCGGGTTTCAAGCGGTGGTTCCGGTTGGCGGTGCCCCTGGGGTTGTTCGCGCTGCTCGCCTGGATCATCCTGGACACGCCGATCGCGGTCGGGCAACTCACCGAGGTCATCGGGCCGATGAACATGGCCGAAGCTCTGTTTGCGCCGCGTTACCTGCTGTCCTTTGAACTTCTCGGGGTTTTGCTCCTGGTCGCCCTGGTCGGGGCGATCGTAATGGCCAAGGAGGAGATGGAGAAAGTCGGTGATCGCCGGTGATTGGACTCCAACACTATTTGCTTTTGGCGGCTCTTTTATTCGCCCTGGGCCTGTACGGAGCGCTCACCAGGCGCAACACGGTTATCGTGCTGCTCTCGATTGAACTGATGCTGGGGGCCGCCAACCTCAATCTCGCGGCTTTGGGTTCGTTTCTGCATGGAGGGGGTTCGCCAGCGGCCGGAGCCCTCTCCGGGAACGCCGCCAGCCAATTGTTCGTTCTTTTTAACATCGCCATCGCCGCCGCCGAAGTCGCGGTCGGGGTGGCCATCCTGATTGCCCTCTACCGCCTGCGGGAATCGGTGGAGGTCGACACGTTCGATTCGTTAAAAGATGGGCCCTGACGGGGACCCGAGGTTCTGATGACGGGGGTGGAAGACGTGGTTCATCCGGAGTGGTGGCCGTGGTGGGTAATTGCTTTCCCCGCTGCTTCTTACGGGCTCCTGGTCCTGTTCGGCCGTAAGCTGAACCGGGGAAGCGCATGGCTTGGCAGTGCCGCGACCCTGGCCGGGCTTTGCGTCTCCCTCGCCCTCGCCCAGCGGGTGTTCACCGGCGGCACCGTGGAGTCGGTCCCGATGAGATGGCTTTCGGTGGGGGATGTCACCCTGAGCCTGGCGTTTGAGGTGACCCCTCTCAGCGCTCTGATGATTCTCATCGTGACGTTGGTCGGTTTTCTCGTTCATGTCTACAGTTACGGCTATATGAAGGGCGAGCGGCGGTTTTCGTCCTTCTACCAACATTTGAGCCTGTTTATGTTTTCGATGCTCGGGCTGGTGATGGCCAGGGACCTGCTGTCGGTGTTTATCTTTTGGGAACTCGTCGGCGTCACCTCCTTTTTGTTGATCGGATTCTACTACGCCCGGCCCGAAGCCCGGCGGGCGGCCCAAAAAGCGTTTTTCGTGACGCGGCTCGGGGATGTGGGCCTGTTTGTGGCCATGCTGTACGCCTTTCAGACCACGGGCGGCTTGGCGTGGTCGGATCTGTTTGCCCACCTCGAAAGCGGAGCTCTCGCCCCGGTGCAGGCGGCGACCCTCGCCAGTTTGATCTTTGTCGCCGCGGCGGGCAAGTCCGGGCAGTTCCCCCTTCACGTGTGGCTGCCCGACGCCATGGAAGGGCCGACCCCGGTTTCCGCCTTGATTCATGCGGCGACCATGGTGGCCGCGGGCGTGTTTCTGGTGGCCCGGGCCTATCCGCTGTTTACTGCGGCACCCGAGGTGATGGAGGTGGTGGCCTGGGTGGGAGCCGGGACGGCGTTCTTGGCGGCGGTCCTGGCCCTGGTTCAGGATGATCTCAAGCGGGTTCTCGCCTACTCGACGGTGAGCCAGTTGGGCTATATGATGCTTGCGTTGGGGGTGGGGGGCTACGGGGCGGCGCTGTTTCATTTGACCACCCATGCATTGTTTAAAGCGCTCTTGTTTCTGGCGGCCGGGAGTCTGTATCCCATTGTCGGCACCTACGATATGCGGGCGATGGGGGGGCTGTGGAGACAGGCGCCCTTTGTCGGGTGGTCCTTCTTGATCGGCATGCTCGCGCTCATCGGACTGCCGCCCCTCTCGGGATACTTTTCCAAGGAGGCGATCCTGGCCCACGTCTACGGCCACAATCTCGGATTGTTTCTTCTGGCGGTGGTGACCGTTGCCCTGACGGCCCTGTACATGGGCAGGGCCTTTATGCTCGTCTTCGTCGCCCGGCGGCCGGTTCTGCAGCCGGGACGATGGGCTCCGGCGGTGCGGCTTCCCGTGTCGATGGCCGTACCCGTGGCGTTGCTGGCTCTTTTGGCGCTGACGGCCGGCGCCTTGGAGACGCCGCAAGCGCCGGTGATCAGCCGCTGGGTGGCCGGCGATTTCCCGGCCCCGGTCCGGTCGAGCCCCGGGTGGATCAGTCCGGTGGTTGTCGCCGTGGGACTCTTGGCCCTTCTGCTGGTCTATTTTTGGTTCAGAACGAGCCGCATGGGCCGGTGGCAGGCCCGGCGGGAGGTGGCCGCAGCCAGCGCCTGGGCGACGCCCCTGAACCATCGGCTGTTTATCGACGCTTTTTACGAGCGGGTGCTCCTCGGGCTGTACCGGTCCCTGGGGCGGGTGGCGGCCGGGGTGGAACGGTTCCTGCTCGAGGGCCTCGTGCACCTCGCCGCCTGGGTGGCCCGGGGGCTGGGCCGGGCGTTGTCCCGGCTGGAAAATGGGCAGGTCCAGGGGTACAACGCCGGCGCCCTTTTCGTGCTGGGCGCACTGCTTCTGGCCTATGTGTGGCTTCGCCTGGCCTAGGCCGGGCGCCCGCCGGCGAGGTCCCGCTGCAGAACGCTGCAGAAGTGGATGAAAAAGTGCGGGTCCGGCGGCGAGCCTGGGATCCAAAACCCAAGATCCCGGGCCGCCCCAACCCCCGACCACATCGGGTTCATCCAGAATCATGAGAGGAGGTGCGGTGATGCCGACAGCCAATCTTTGGTCTCTGCCCTGGTCCATGCTGTGGCCTGAGACGGTGGTTTTACTCGGTGCAATGGCCGCTTTGGTCCTGCGCCGGGTCGCTTTTGAATCGGCGGTGCTTGCGATCGTGCTCAGCTTGTGGCTGCGCTTCGGCATCCCTTCGCACCCCGGGAGCTTTGCCGGAGCCTTTCGGGTGGACGGTTTCACTTTGCTTTTTCAGGCGTTGGTTTTGGTGGGGACGTTGATGCTGCTCGTCTTGGCCCGCCGCTCTCTCGGGGTCCCCGCCGAACGGCGCCCGGAGTACGCCTCGCTTTTCTTGTTTGCGGCCCTGGGCGGGATGGTCCTGGCCGGGGCCACGGACCTCGTGCTCCTTTTTGTGGGCTTGGAGACGCTGTCGATCGCTTCCTATATATTGGTGGGGATGAGAAAAGGGAACCGCGCCTCTGCCGAGGGGGCGATGAAATATATTTTGAGCGGCGCCACGGCGACGGCGGTCTTCCTGTTCGGCGCATCCTACCTTGTGGGATGGACGGGGGCCACCGATCTCGGCGAGATCGGGCGTCGCCTGGCCGACCCGGCTCCGGGGGAGGTGGCCGGGCCCCTGCTCACCGTGGGATTCATGTTCGTGCTGGCCGCCCTGTCGTTCAAGATTGTAAGTCTTCCTTTTTATATGTGGGCGCCGGACGTCTACCAGGGGGCGCCGATCGCCGTGACGACCTTTCTCGCGGCGGTCTCCAAGACTGCGGGATTCGCGGCATTGGCGCGGATCGTCGAAGGGGTCCTGGCGGCGCCGGGCGGCCCCGGCTCTCCCTTTTGGCACGAGATGAGCACCGTGCTGGCCATCCTGGCAGCAGCCTCCATGGTCGCGGGGAATGTGATCGCCCTGCGGCAGAAAAATACGAAGCGGCTGCTGGCTTATTCGAGCATCGCCCACGCGGGATATCTGCTGATTCCCCTCGCCGCGTTCAACGCCATGACGTTTCAGCAACTGGCCTTTTATCTGTGGGCCTATCTGTTGATGAATGTCGGCGTTTTCGCGGTGCTCGACCAGGTGGCCCGGGCTCACGGCAGCACCGACATGGCGGCCCTGAACGGCCTGTCCCGGCGCTCGCCCTTGCTCACCGCCGCCCTGACGGTCCTCGTGCTCTCCCTGGCCGGAATGCCGCTGACCGCCGGATTTTTTGCCAAATGGTACGTGCTCACCGGGGCATTGGCCGGAGGCAAGGGGTGGCTCGGGTTTGTGTTGATCGCCACCACCGTCGTCTCGTATGCGTATTATTTTCACCTCCTGCGCCACGCCTGGAGTCGGGCCGAGGAGGAGTTGCCCCCCCTTCGGGTTTCCTGGCCCGTGGGGGCGCTGGTGGTGGTGGCCGCAGGGTTGACGCTGTTGATCGGCGTGTTCCCCGGCCAGTGGCTGGGCGGTCTGCAGCAAATGATGGACGCGGTGCAGGGAACCGCAACCTTTGGCTTTGAAACGAGGTAGTCGAGGGGCTTCGCGGGCGGCGGCGGACAGCGGCTGCCCGCCCCCGGCCCCCGGGCCGGGCCGGCTGTACCCTAGAAGAAGAACATCGGCGTACAATATGTCCGGACGAGAAAAACGGGGTGAGGCATGAACAGAGCAATCGACACATTGCCGTTTTGAAAGACCTTTTTGAGTCTATCCAGTCCCTCCCTGTGCCCCCGCTCGGCAATGTTATCGCCTTTCCCCACCCCGAGGTGGTCATCAAGGGGGTTAAACCCACTGGCGCTTATCTGGTCCGAATGGATCGTCTGCGCGATTTTATCGATCGCACCCGCTCCTTAAAACCATACACTGCAACGTTGCAATCGTCTCTTGCCCGCGGTAATTTTTTATTATATAATTTTAGGGGATGACTGGTCCCAAATGACTGTAGCCGACAGTTTCGAAAGTCCAAAACGGCTGGGGGGATCGCCGTGAGCTTAGAGATTATATTGCGTCCGCGACTGACTGGACGCCGCTTTGAGGAGCACGGCATCCCCTTAGAGTTGTTTAAAGATTTTGTCGCCTTAGAAGAAATGATCGTGGAAGTTGCAAAATATCATTATTTGAAGGACCATCCCGAACGTCAGCGTGTTCCACGCGGCTTTACCGACGGCGTAACTCTGAAGTTGCTCAAGGTAGACAAAGGTAGCGCTGTACCGCTCATAGCCGTTACCCAAACAATCCCCGAGCAACTGACCCTATTCCCTATAGCACCTACAACCATCACTTACCTTAAACGGGCCATAGAAACCATCACCAAAGTCATTGACGAGTCATCGAACTCAGAGGCCGTTCGAAAACGTTTGCCTGAAAAGTTCTTGGGATATTTTGATCGGATTGGTCGGAGTCTTCGAGAAGATGAGGCCATTGAATTCCCCCTCGAAGGGGAAAACCGATGCGCAAGGTTGACCCTCGAAACCCGGAAAAAGTTAATCCAGGCTTCCCACAGTAAAGAACTGACCAATGAAATTCAGTTGCGCGGCATGGTGCCTGAGGTCGATAAGGACTTGAATACGTTTCATGTACAGCTTGTGGATGGTAGCAAGGTCAAAATCCCACTGGCCATGCAATACCGAGACGCTGTATTGGAGGCGTTCAACGGATACTCGAACCGTGTACGCATCTTGGTTCAAGGCATTGGGAAGTTTCGACTCGACGGCAAGTTGGTAGGTGTCGAATCGGTGGAACATGTCACCCTTCTTGATCCCCTCGACGTGCGTGCAAGACTCGAAGAGCTCGCCGCCCTCGAGGACGGCTGGCTGGACGGTGAGGGAAAGAAACTGGACAGTTCCGGACTTCGCTGGTTTGGGGAGCGTTTCTCTCAGCTTTTCCCAGAAGACTTGCCTTTGCCTTACGCCTACCCGACTGTCGAAGGAAATCTTCGACTTGAGTGGACCTTCGGGACACGGGAAGTCTCTCTTGAAGTGATGTTGGACGATCACCTTGGCCAGTGGCACGTGTTGGACGTGGACACTGACGACGAAGACTCCCGCCAACTGAACTTGGATGAAGACCGAGATTGGACATACGTTTTTTCCAACCTAAAGCAATATGACGTGAAAGGAACTGATCAATGAACGACCGTACTCTGCTGTATCGCCAAGTTCACCCATCATGGGTTCAACATGGAAGGCCCAGCTCTCAGACGTTTAAACCCACCCCAAAAGATAACAAACGTTTATCCGTCTACGATGGTGATATGATCACACCATCGAGGGCTTGGGAGCATTACACCTCACACCTTGGACTGGCTTCCGTCGGAGTGGTCTCGGTCACGGTGAGTGAGTGCACTGCTTTGGAACTATACGTCATCTCCGATCCTATACCCTTTCCCGAGCATGCAATCATCGATTTCTCCGAGTATTCGGCCTCGGCTGCTGAGAAAAAGGCCAAAAAGCTGGCGCATCTGGCAAATGCCAGGGGGTGCTGCCATCGCCCCGATCCGGCCCCGTGAGCATAGGTGGACTTACACTGATAAGCGTGCCTGTCAGC is from Kyrpidia tusciae DSM 2912 and encodes:
- a CDS encoding complex I subunit 4 family protein produces the protein MTHVLSLLLALPLVGMLIVAGIPREKTTAIRAVGIAVSSLAFVLSLAIWFQFDRGLGTLQFTEHGQWFTFPLPGLEPIQSGPSVILVRVGYDLGVDGLSLPLLAMSTLVAAAAMVASWRTVERVKAYTLWFLVLETGVNGIWTAQNLLLFFIFFELALIALFFLVGIWGNEGRVRAAYELLLYNGLGSLVMLIVFVALFLATGTYDVREIRAAFERQALPPGEQMWLVIGLLVAFGIKLPIFPFHTWVKNVHPAASAPVSMMLSGVLLKVGAYGLIRFALGFFPDTFARLAPLLVALGLINVFYGALLAFVDRDFKRIIAYSSISQMGIVLLGLAALNPIGLLGALFQLVSHGLISALLFFLAGLTYAETHTSSLDRLSGLGARMPRTAGFLMFAALASLGVPLLSGFVGEWLALLGLFTTPFRPFAIIGALSIVASALYILRAVMRAMHGPLPDALAHAQDARSVDMAPIAALSLGIVLLGVFPYLMGDLAHASLAAIAALPS
- the rpiB gene encoding ribose 5-phosphate isomerase B, encoding MRVAIGSDHAGFALKTSIHSLLVDELGVEVVDTGCTDCQHGKSVDYPDYALPVAKMVARGEVDRGILICGTGIGMSIAANKIKGIRAALVHDLFTARAAREHNDANVLALGGRLIGPDIAREIVRLFITTPYSGGRHDRRLDKIAQIEQSLASP
- the ndhC gene encoding NADH-quinone oxidoreductase subunit A yields the protein MSQSYVTSVLLIALFVAIGVGLPIVAFSLSRLLRPHHAYREKGETYESGNLTVGTSWVRFHVKYYLFALLFVVFDVETLFLYPWAVAYDALGTFALAEVGIFLFILVFGLYYAWRQEVLEWK
- a CDS encoding NuoB/complex I 20 kDa subunit family protein; protein product: MEVKGFPLEGVGQLEEKELERNVVLTTLEKVKAWARSNSMWPLSFGLACCAIEMMATSGSHYDADRFGVFFRASPRQADLMIVSGTVTKKMAPLLRRLYDQMAEPRWVIAMGSCATAGGPYVRSYSVVNGVDQIVPVDVYIPGCPPSPVALIYGLNKLQEKIRYEARTGRSVVEDGL
- a CDS encoding NADH-quinone oxidoreductase subunit C; this translates as MAYDPQALQDHWGEALARDLETVFGPHALEDARVADHMYKAAKLDVVPERWLPVAQYLRNTPAWSFDYLNDLHAVDLGGEFRVNYFLESFTHGHMLAVSVTVPRDNPRVPSVTEIWPTADWHEREAYDLFGILFVGHPNLKRILLPEDWEGHPLRKDYAPKDKEVKQ
- a CDS encoding NADH-quinone oxidoreductase subunit D, giving the protein MIRTDELLLNVGPQHPSTHGVFRLIVKIDGETIIEATPVIGYLHRGTEKLAEDLMYTQIIPYTDRMDYVSAMLGNYAYVHAVETLMEIEVPERAEYLRVIAMELNRIASHLVWFGTYLLDLGAITPFLYAFREREKILQLLAELSGSRMTYSYMRIGGVKWDVPDEGWLGRLDAFLDAFSGALEEFHDLVTGNEIIQARLKGVGKYDAATAIAYGLTGVNLRSTGVNYDVRRAKPYSIYNRFAFHVPTREEGDLWARYCLRMEEMEQSRRIVKQAVAQFPSGGDIVAKLPKVLRAPAGEVYTSVESTRGELGVYIRSEGGPKPYRVHFRRPSFVNLQILPRLLVGEHIANMVAIIGGIDVIMGEVDA
- the nuoH gene encoding NADH-quinone oxidoreductase subunit NuoH, with the protein product MREWLQAPPTWETWLGYVVASLLLLGFGLFFVTYSIFVQRKLLGWMQSRVGPNRVGPWGLLQTVADTLKLLVKENVQLNKADRVLFIIAPIIAFVPAFVVLAVIPYTSSLVFSDFNVGLLLYFGIAGLSTLGVITGGWASNNKWSLIGAMRAAAMMISYEIPLVLAVLGVVLLSGSLNLSHIVEAQARSHWFILPQILGFVIFFIASLAELNRTPFDFSEAESELIAGYQVEYSGFRFAFFMLGEYLYLFAMGSLTAVLYFGGWLPPHPALAFVPGIVWFLLKALFFAFVPFWLQATLPRMRIDLLMTMSWKVLLPLALVNLALTVGLKTISVA
- the nuoI gene encoding NADH-quinone oxidoreductase subunit NuoI — translated: MFGGGVLKGLTVTLKEMIRPKVTTRYPDETYTFPNRFRGIQKLYPEKCIVCNQCAMVCPTQCITIRGKPHPDPAKKGKVLETFEIHFDTCILCDLCTEVCPTEAIVMTNQFELAEYTRDALQKDMTWLTENPAEAREVNLPWRKT
- a CDS encoding NADH-quinone oxidoreductase subunit J; protein product: MAQNVITFFLLAGVAIAGAFLMFRSKRIVHMVLSIALSFLSLAGLFAVLGAEFLFVAQLIVYSGAITILAVFSIMLTRHEPAGPAVGAAGFKRWFRLAVPLGLFALLAWIILDTPIAVGQLTEVIGPMNMAEALFAPRYLLSFELLGVLLLVALVGAIVMAKEEMEKVGDRR